In Acaryochloris marina S15, a single genomic region encodes these proteins:
- a CDS encoding caspase family protein, giving the protein MGKNWAIAIGINDYQNMRPLKFARKDAEAVCQFFQETLHFDKVDLFADGAEPVRYADSPPLAAKPTVGNLDNFFHVRFERPFLEPGDNLWFFFAGHGKRHKGRDYLMPIDGNPRRVEQMGIAIDYVAERLRRSGADNVILMIDACRGEDDRDGGEGVGRQQQKGIITLFACSPNELSYEIEEIEQGAFTHTLLAGLQIQGAGNCATVERLSQYLRAKVPEVNHRYNTG; this is encoded by the coding sequence ATGGGTAAAAACTGGGCAATTGCCATTGGTATTAACGATTATCAAAATATGCGTCCGCTGAAATTTGCCCGTAAGGATGCAGAGGCGGTGTGTCAATTTTTTCAGGAGACCTTGCACTTCGATAAGGTGGATCTATTTGCTGATGGAGCAGAGCCCGTCCGCTATGCAGATAGCCCACCTCTTGCAGCAAAACCGACGGTTGGCAATTTAGATAATTTTTTTCATGTTCGCTTTGAACGTCCATTCCTAGAACCGGGAGATAATCTGTGGTTTTTCTTTGCTGGACATGGCAAACGCCACAAGGGACGAGATTATTTGATGCCGATTGATGGCAATCCCCGCCGTGTTGAACAGATGGGTATTGCCATTGATTATGTTGCTGAGCGACTGCGGCGCAGTGGGGCGGATAATGTCATTTTGATGATTGATGCCTGCCGCGGAGAGGATGATCGCGATGGCGGTGAAGGGGTGGGTCGTCAACAGCAGAAAGGGATTATTACGCTGTTTGCCTGTAGCCCTAATGAGCTGTCCTATGAAATTGAGGAGATAGAGCAAGGGGCGTTTACCCATACTTTGCTAGCCGGACTTCAGATCCAGGGAGCGGGAAATTGCGCGACGGTGGAACGCTTGAGCCAATATCTAAGGGCGAAGGTGCCCGAGGTTAATCATCGGTACAACACAGGGTAA
- a CDS encoding D-alanyl-D-alanine carboxypeptidase family protein, producing MYDDIPEARRQTVPQTASSPARGNPALLIGSCIGLLVIAVGAAFAIGFFKPEPSQSKVENGPNTSPTGGTDTPSTPDTTLGHFSYKVAPENELQAITADNRIRLRSAAARAYKQMSSAAAADGVKLQALSGFRTVDDQDYLFFKVKEERAQGAQQRAKVSAPPGRSEHHTGYAMDIGDATQTDAHVNVAFEETRAFDWLQKNAPRYSFELSFPKGNSQGVSYEPWHWRYVGDKDSLETFYNARNLKS from the coding sequence ATGTACGACGATATTCCAGAGGCCCGTCGGCAGACCGTTCCACAAACGGCATCTTCACCTGCTCGAGGTAACCCTGCCCTTTTGATTGGCAGCTGCATCGGGCTGTTAGTGATTGCCGTAGGAGCCGCATTTGCAATCGGCTTTTTTAAGCCTGAACCCTCCCAAAGCAAGGTAGAAAATGGACCCAATACATCTCCCACTGGAGGAACAGATACTCCCAGTACTCCAGATACGACCTTAGGGCATTTTTCCTACAAAGTCGCTCCGGAAAACGAATTGCAAGCCATTACAGCAGATAACCGGATTCGTCTACGGTCTGCTGCAGCTCGGGCCTACAAGCAAATGTCCTCAGCGGCAGCAGCAGATGGCGTAAAACTACAGGCATTATCTGGATTTCGGACCGTAGACGATCAAGATTACCTGTTTTTTAAGGTGAAAGAAGAGCGGGCCCAAGGTGCACAGCAGCGAGCTAAAGTCAGTGCTCCCCCCGGACGGAGCGAACATCATACTGGGTATGCCATGGATATTGGCGATGCCACCCAGACAGATGCCCATGTGAATGTCGCTTTTGAGGAGACCCGGGCCTTCGACTGGCTGCAAAAAAATGCACCCCGGTATAGCTTTGAGTTATCCTTCCCAAAAGGGAACTCCCAAGGGGTTAGTTATGAACCCTGGCACTGGCGCTATGTCGGTGACAAAGACAGCTTGGAGACCTTCTACAATGCCCGCAACTTGAAATCTTAA
- a CDS encoding DUF6399 domain-containing protein, with protein MSALAKTYGAQKGSKAIDSFQQQIPSMAQGIHAWWLWVTQALKGVTDDLDVQNWVLMCLLPWAYWQQQTDKTRHPLLKADYRKATEQAYEQLLKHPITQQMDSQKSQEWVDWAQWMSTKYQRTSSAVEGRNGYLSRLHHAARGFSEESLKVLTIIHNFDLKRADGITAAQRLFGHPFPDVFESVVSSMGELPVARQSSKTKRPNPLTQAIFPA; from the coding sequence ATGTCCGCTCTAGCCAAAACCTATGGTGCTCAGAAAGGGAGTAAAGCTATTGACTCATTCCAACAACAGATTCCATCAATGGCTCAAGGGATTCATGCTTGGTGGCTATGGGTGACTCAAGCGCTAAAGGGAGTCACAGATGATCTTGATGTACAGAACTGGGTACTCATGTGCCTATTGCCCTGGGCTTATTGGCAACAGCAAACGGACAAAACCCGGCATCCTCTACTCAAGGCAGATTATCGAAAGGCGACTGAACAAGCTTATGAACAGTTGCTTAAGCACCCCATAACTCAACAGATGGACTCTCAAAAAAGCCAGGAGTGGGTAGACTGGGCGCAATGGATGAGTACGAAGTATCAACGAACTTCCTCCGCAGTTGAGGGACGTAATGGCTATCTATCCCGATTGCATCATGCAGCCCGAGGGTTCTCGGAAGAATCCTTGAAGGTACTCACCATCATCCACAATTTTGACCTCAAAAGAGCAGATGGCATTACCGCAGCACAACGGCTTTTTGGACATCCTTTTCCTGATGTGTTTGAGTCAGTTGTTAGCTCTATGGGGGAATTGCCAGTGGCACGTCAGTCTTCAAAAACAAAACGGCCTAACCCTTTAACCCAAGCTATTTTCCCGGCTTAA
- a CDS encoding DUF5615 family PIN-like protein, whose product MKIWVDAQLPPTLAEWLSATFDDVEAAALRDLSLRDAQDIEIFEAARTENAVIMTKDSDFIDLVDHLGTPPQVIWLTCGNVTNRSLRQLLMTALPNALEQLRQGDRIVEISKTFEIT is encoded by the coding sequence ATGAAGATTTGGGTAGATGCTCAACTTCCACCCACTTTAGCTGAGTGGTTGTCAGCGACCTTTGATGATGTAGAAGCTGCTGCTCTGCGAGATTTGTCCCTAAGAGATGCTCAAGATATTGAAATTTTTGAAGCTGCACGGACTGAAAATGCTGTGATTATGACGAAGGATAGCGATTTCATTGATTTAGTAGATCATTTAGGAACGCCTCCTCAGGTCATATGGCTAACCTGTGGGAATGTCACAAATCGCAGTTTACGGCAATTGCTGATGACTGCTTTACCTAATGCTTTAGAACAGCTAAGACAGGGAGATAGGATTGTGGAAATCAGCAAAACTTTTGAAATTACTTAG
- a CDS encoding DUF433 domain-containing protein, with protein MNATNLLTRITQVPGQCGGRPCIRGMRIRVSDILEMLAENVTTAEILDDFPDLELADIQACLLFAARRTDVPQLTA; from the coding sequence ATGAATGCCACTAACCTACTGACTCGCATTACCCAAGTACCGGGCCAGTGTGGGGGGCGTCCTTGTATCCGAGGAATGCGAATTAGAGTCTCCGACATATTGGAAATGTTGGCAGAAAATGTCACCACTGCTGAGATTCTGGATGACTTTCCTGATTTGGAGTTGGCAGATATTCAAGCCTGCTTGCTGTTTGCGGCACGACGGACTGACGTTCCTCAACTGACCGCATGA
- a CDS encoding pyridoxal phosphate-dependent aminotransferase, translating to MIWPSARVEAVQAPIIPIIGDLIRQHPGTLSLGQGVVSYGPPPEALAQAATFHQNPGVHLYQSVQGIPLLVDAIAQKLRAENQLSFSRDQIMVTAGGNMAFMNTVLAILDPGDQVILQTPYYFNHEMAIRLANGQPVCIPTDQQYQLQLDQIEAAITDRTRAIVTVSPNNPSGAVYSAADLQVVNQLCLERNLYHISDETYEYFTYDEVEHISPGRFDPEQTHTISLFTLSKAYGFASWRIGYMVIPCHLQEALQKIQDTLLICPPVVSQYAAVGALQVGKGYCHQHLATLTEKRNLVQKALQPLERVLAPASSGAFYVLIKVDTDLPDRVLVEQLIRKYGVAVIPGSAFGMESGCYLRIAYGALDKATLAEGLNRLVKGLRGIGLN from the coding sequence ATGATCTGGCCATCGGCTCGTGTTGAAGCGGTTCAGGCTCCCATTATCCCGATTATTGGCGATCTGATTCGCCAGCATCCTGGCACCTTGTCTCTAGGACAGGGGGTGGTTTCTTATGGCCCGCCGCCAGAAGCTCTTGCCCAGGCAGCCACGTTTCACCAAAATCCTGGAGTGCATCTCTATCAATCGGTGCAGGGAATCCCGCTGCTGGTTGATGCGATCGCACAGAAGCTACGGGCTGAAAATCAGTTGAGCTTTAGCCGTGACCAGATTATGGTGACGGCGGGGGGCAATATGGCGTTTATGAATACGGTCCTCGCCATCCTTGATCCAGGAGATCAGGTGATTCTGCAAACGCCGTATTACTTCAACCATGAGATGGCGATTCGGCTCGCTAATGGTCAGCCGGTTTGTATCCCCACGGATCAGCAATATCAACTCCAGCTCGATCAGATTGAAGCAGCGATTACGGATCGGACTCGGGCGATTGTGACGGTTTCTCCGAATAATCCATCTGGGGCAGTGTATTCGGCAGCGGATTTGCAGGTGGTGAATCAGTTGTGTTTGGAGCGCAATCTCTATCACATCAGCGATGAGACCTATGAGTACTTTACCTACGACGAGGTTGAGCATATTTCACCGGGCCGTTTTGACCCTGAGCAAACCCATACAATTTCTCTATTTACCCTCTCGAAGGCCTATGGCTTTGCCAGTTGGCGGATCGGCTATATGGTGATTCCTTGCCATTTGCAAGAGGCACTGCAAAAAATTCAGGATACATTACTGATTTGCCCGCCTGTGGTGTCTCAGTATGCGGCAGTTGGTGCGCTGCAAGTGGGGAAGGGGTATTGTCATCAGCATTTGGCGACCCTTACAGAGAAACGGAATCTGGTGCAGAAGGCACTTCAGCCCCTTGAGAGGGTGTTAGCACCTGCTAGCTCTGGTGCATTTTATGTGTTGATTAAGGTGGATACAGACTTGCCCGATCGGGTTTTAGTAGAGCAGTTGATTCGTAAATATGGGGTGGCAGTGATTCCCGGTAGTGCCTTTGGCATGGAGTCGGGCTGTTATCTGCGGATTGCTTATGGAGCTTTGGATAAAGCTACCCTAGCTGAAGGATTGAATCGATTGGTCAAGGGGTTAAGGGGAATCGGCCTGAATTAA
- a CDS encoding DUF4336 domain-containing protein: MATTQRSEQNQSEPKQPQRSRDWSWPYWPFVPLYPYSQRRTLCREIIKGKIWTFEQLQGILYVIIPVRMTVIKLAAGGLLVYAPVAPTRECIRLVKDLIEKHGEIKYIILPTASGIEHKVFTGPFSKRFPQAQVFVSPSQWTFPLNIPLSWLGLSRRQTQELPANSADTPFADEFDYAILGPVDLGLGPFEEVALFHKQSKTLLVTDSIVSIPVNPPQVLQFAPYPMLFHAKNNAFDVVEDTPTVRRKGWQRMALFAFYFQPSVLDVVNTKQTFKDARKAPDRSKKAYFGLFPVQWNPDWKRAFDAFRQDGNPIVAPILRKLIFNRNPEMVLQWADRVAQWNFRRIIPCHLDAPVMTTPQKFSQAFDFLRPLPPPKRGWFAKKQPISVSFPKEDMAFLDRVDRFLCDRNITPPAKSLPRETSEQ; this comes from the coding sequence GTGGCAACAACCCAAAGAAGCGAACAGAATCAATCAGAACCCAAACAACCCCAACGCTCTAGGGATTGGTCATGGCCCTATTGGCCATTTGTCCCCCTGTACCCCTATAGTCAACGCCGCACCCTCTGCCGAGAGATCATCAAAGGAAAAATTTGGACCTTTGAGCAGCTCCAGGGCATTCTTTATGTGATTATCCCCGTGCGGATGACGGTCATTAAATTAGCTGCTGGGGGGTTGTTGGTTTATGCGCCAGTTGCCCCCACACGGGAATGTATCCGCCTGGTCAAAGACCTAATTGAAAAGCATGGTGAGATTAAATACATTATCCTGCCGACTGCTTCTGGGATTGAGCATAAGGTGTTTACGGGGCCTTTCTCTAAGCGGTTTCCACAGGCCCAAGTTTTTGTCTCACCTAGCCAATGGACGTTTCCACTCAATATCCCCTTGAGTTGGCTGGGGCTGTCTCGTCGCCAAACCCAAGAACTACCAGCCAATAGTGCAGATACTCCCTTTGCCGATGAATTTGACTATGCCATTTTAGGTCCCGTGGATTTGGGCCTAGGTCCATTTGAAGAAGTCGCTCTTTTTCATAAACAATCCAAAACTTTGCTGGTAACAGACTCCATTGTTTCTATTCCCGTGAACCCACCCCAGGTGTTACAGTTTGCCCCCTATCCGATGCTATTCCATGCCAAAAATAATGCCTTTGACGTAGTTGAAGATACGCCAACGGTCCGGCGCAAAGGGTGGCAACGTATGGCCCTATTCGCCTTCTATTTCCAGCCGAGTGTGTTAGACGTTGTGAATACAAAACAGACTTTTAAGGATGCCCGGAAAGCTCCTGATCGATCCAAGAAAGCTTATTTTGGCTTATTTCCCGTACAGTGGAATCCAGATTGGAAGAGAGCCTTCGATGCATTCCGCCAAGATGGAAATCCGATTGTGGCACCCATTCTGCGAAAACTGATTTTTAATCGCAATCCAGAGATGGTACTCCAGTGGGCTGATCGAGTGGCTCAATGGAATTTTCGTCGCATTATTCCCTGCCATTTAGATGCGCCTGTTATGACCACGCCCCAGAAATTTAGTCAGGCTTTTGACTTTTTGCGGCCTTTACCACCTCCTAAACGAGGGTGGTTTGCTAAAAAACAACCCATCTCAGTGAGCTTTCCCAAGGAAGATATGGCCTTTTTGGATCGGGTGGATCGATTCTTGTGCGATCGCAACATTACACCACCGGCTAAATCCTTGCCTAGAGAGACCTCAGAGCAATAG
- a CDS encoding type IV pilin-like G/H family protein: MQQSPKPNVKSPVPESSPNSQSPQPSPKVSPQPTTAAKPTSQTSPAVQKPVSAPPKAKVKLSPAPKVELSKSDKKLVSKVHKEVQKKGAVAKQDLGQTYLDNVLQSQQAEKLVTGRFTTNLQKLESDSPKDSGEFQLQVLEANENKAIVAAIAKKNGIFSYTGAVYAQDASIPVSAICKSNEPTKTPPGTPKLTGSTIVCAQGSTVVE, encoded by the coding sequence GTGCAGCAATCTCCAAAACCTAATGTAAAGTCTCCGGTGCCTGAGAGTTCGCCGAATTCCCAGTCTCCTCAACCTTCCCCTAAGGTGTCTCCTCAGCCCACCACGGCAGCAAAACCAACCTCTCAAACTAGCCCAGCGGTTCAAAAGCCTGTATCTGCACCTCCTAAAGCCAAGGTGAAGCTCTCACCTGCACCTAAGGTGGAGCTGTCGAAATCAGACAAAAAGCTGGTAAGCAAAGTCCACAAAGAAGTGCAAAAAAAAGGAGCTGTTGCGAAACAAGATTTGGGGCAAACCTATTTGGATAATGTGCTGCAATCGCAACAGGCTGAGAAGTTAGTAACAGGCCGATTCACCACGAATTTGCAGAAATTGGAATCTGATTCCCCCAAAGATAGCGGTGAATTTCAACTGCAGGTTTTAGAGGCCAATGAGAATAAGGCAATCGTGGCTGCGATCGCAAAAAAAAACGGTATCTTCAGCTACACAGGTGCGGTCTATGCTCAAGACGCAAGCATTCCCGTTTCCGCCATTTGCAAATCGAATGAGCCCACTAAAACTCCTCCAGGTACTCCTAAGCTAACAGGCTCTACAATCGTCTGTGCTCAAGGCTCCACAGTAGTTGAATAG
- a CDS encoding ISAs1 family transposase — MATGFSKPPSSPASTDSSSSLLPASDCDQAYQQLSECFEDLPDPRGGQGVQHPFVSIVVIGLLASLGGAQGWEDIETYGLSHQDWLSSFLRLPSGIPTADTYRRVFERICPTAFERSFNHWLDQVVTTLGAQVIPIDGKQLRGSYDRNQDQSALHLVSAWASEYRLFLGQVKVADKSNEITAIPALLELLDIAGCIITIDAMGTQHEIARHIQAKEADYVLALKENHPTLFEQVEQWFETAEANEFKCIEHSYDARVEAGHHRREKRQVWAVSLQQMGPLYKQAQWKGLQTIVKVARTRHLWNKTTYEVMFYISSLPPNAQQLGKAIRQHWSIENQLHWVLDVTFGEDASRIRTGHAPENMAILRRWSINLLNQETSFKKSTRQKLKRASMDEAYMLKVLGASLPLQSSLSEA, encoded by the coding sequence ATGGCTACAGGATTCAGCAAGCCTCCTTCCTCACCAGCTTCCACTGACTCATCCTCGTCACTCCTGCCTGCCAGTGATTGCGATCAGGCTTATCAACAATTGTCCGAGTGTTTTGAAGATTTGCCTGATCCACGTGGAGGCCAAGGTGTCCAGCATCCGTTTGTCAGCATCGTCGTGATTGGACTATTGGCAAGTTTAGGTGGCGCACAAGGGTGGGAAGACATTGAAACCTATGGTCTAAGCCATCAAGATTGGTTGTCGAGTTTTCTGAGGCTACCGTCCGGGATACCGACAGCAGACACCTATCGACGAGTGTTTGAGCGTATTTGCCCCACCGCTTTTGAGCGGAGTTTCAATCACTGGTTGGATCAGGTAGTGACAACCCTCGGCGCTCAAGTGATACCGATTGACGGCAAACAACTCAGAGGTTCCTATGATCGCAATCAAGACCAATCCGCATTGCATCTGGTCAGTGCTTGGGCCAGTGAGTATCGGTTATTTCTAGGACAGGTCAAAGTTGCAGACAAGAGTAACGAAATTACCGCTATTCCAGCACTGCTAGAGCTATTAGACATTGCCGGGTGCATTATTACCATTGATGCAATGGGAACTCAGCACGAGATTGCCCGCCACATTCAAGCTAAAGAGGCTGACTATGTGCTGGCCCTCAAGGAGAATCATCCCACGCTGTTTGAGCAGGTTGAGCAATGGTTTGAAACGGCTGAAGCGAATGAGTTTAAGTGCATTGAGCACAGCTATGATGCGCGTGTGGAAGCAGGGCACCATCGTCGCGAGAAACGACAAGTTTGGGCCGTGTCCCTTCAACAGATGGGTCCTCTGTACAAGCAGGCGCAGTGGAAGGGCTTGCAAACCATCGTCAAGGTCGCTCGGACCCGACATCTGTGGAACAAAACCACCTATGAGGTGATGTTTTATATCAGTTCTCTACCGCCAAATGCTCAGCAGTTGGGCAAAGCCATCCGCCAGCATTGGTCGATTGAGAACCAACTCCACTGGGTCTTAGACGTGACCTTTGGCGAAGATGCTAGCCGCATTCGCACAGGACATGCGCCGGAAAACATGGCCATCCTGAGACGCTGGAGCATCAACCTTCTCAATCAAGAAACGTCCTTTAAGAAAAGTACCCGTCAAAAACTAAAACGGGCGAGCATGGATGAAGCGTATATGCTCAAAGTTCTAGGCGCTTCTCTTCCTTTACAGTCTAGCCTTTCAGAGGCTTGA
- a CDS encoding phosphotransferase enzyme family protein, with translation MTSPFFPVTYSTLACDALVSRILPHFQIKDITHCKLWHRGLSDVYLVETAVQSFVLRVSHAHWRTKSEIDFELELLVFLQQRDIPVARPLHTLDGQLSIEIAAPEGKRYAALFDFAPGQVPLGDLSHTQGQKLGETIGRLHQVATDFHSQAHRQPLTLDYLLDDSLDAIAPFLQHRPQDREYLIEIISEIKNKLQGMPKDPPFWSVCWGDPHSGNVHFTDDNQVTLFDFDQCGYGWRAFELAKFLHVSARTGMQKKVRNSFLEGYQTVQAVTPKEEDSIQPFSQAAHIWQWSIGLKSAKVHDNCRLDDSYFSQRIQQLKMLSSPEWELF, from the coding sequence ATGACCTCACCCTTTTTTCCCGTCACCTACTCAACCCTTGCTTGTGATGCTTTGGTATCTAGGATCCTGCCTCATTTTCAGATCAAAGATATTACCCATTGCAAGTTATGGCACCGTGGTTTGAGTGATGTCTACTTAGTTGAAACTGCGGTTCAATCATTTGTGCTCAGGGTGTCCCATGCCCATTGGCGAACCAAATCAGAAATTGATTTTGAGTTGGAATTATTGGTTTTTTTGCAACAAAGGGACATCCCGGTTGCCCGTCCATTACACACCCTAGACGGTCAACTATCTATCGAGATCGCAGCACCTGAAGGAAAACGGTATGCGGCTTTATTTGATTTTGCACCAGGCCAGGTTCCCTTAGGAGATTTGAGTCATACCCAAGGCCAAAAACTAGGAGAAACCATCGGTCGTCTCCATCAGGTGGCCACCGATTTTCACAGTCAGGCCCATCGACAGCCTTTAACCCTTGATTATTTATTGGACGATTCCTTAGATGCGATCGCACCCTTTCTCCAACATCGTCCCCAAGATCGTGAGTACCTAATCGAAATCATTTCCGAAATTAAGAACAAATTGCAAGGCATGCCCAAAGACCCGCCTTTTTGGAGCGTATGCTGGGGCGATCCCCATAGTGGCAATGTTCATTTCACCGACGACAATCAAGTCACCTTATTTGACTTTGATCAATGTGGCTACGGTTGGCGGGCCTTCGAACTAGCTAAGTTTTTACATGTGTCGGCCCGCACTGGCATGCAAAAGAAAGTGCGCAACTCTTTTCTAGAGGGCTATCAAACCGTTCAAGCGGTTACACCCAAGGAAGAAGACTCGATTCAACCGTTTTCCCAAGCGGCCCACATTTGGCAATGGTCTATTGGGTTGAAATCAGCCAAGGTTCACGACAATTGCCGTTTAGACGATAGTTATTTCAGTCAGCGAATTCAACAGCTCAAAATGCTGTCTTCCCCCGAATGGGAGCTGTTCTAG
- a CDS encoding formylglycine-generating enzyme family protein, with product MPWKLETENDLDGAEHLWTRVLAASQADTQAIKGLQRIAVKRATGQSPRPTPTPSPETLTPRADDSSREPGVNLSSAPKDNLADSEPSDPQPSRVTFTVVKVNAQGEVIEQQEQQAEQSLVMLPGEVPLSLVRIPQGKFWMGAQKNEEGADDDEYPRHQVSVPSFWMGQYPVTQQQWEAIAGLSKVKVDLDPDCSNFKGETLPVEKVSWYQAAEFCERLSRHSGRDYRLPTEAEWEYACRAGTETPFHFGATLTTDLANYRGQDLEYEGKTYPGKYGQGPYGKFRHRTTPVIQFGGANAFGLFDMHGNVWEWCLDYWHEDYKNAPTDGTAYKNDNHYHLLRGGSWRNHPRYCRSATRYRGGPDFQYGNVGFRVVCVSASTLRTRTD from the coding sequence ATGCCCTGGAAGCTTGAAACAGAGAATGATTTGGATGGGGCTGAGCATCTGTGGACTCGGGTGTTAGCAGCTTCTCAGGCAGACACTCAAGCAATTAAGGGCTTGCAGCGGATTGCGGTCAAACGAGCGACGGGCCAGTCTCCCAGACCAACACCGACTCCAAGTCCAGAGACGTTAACTCCTCGGGCTGATGACTCTTCCCGAGAACCTGGGGTTAACCTCTCGTCAGCCCCCAAAGACAATCTGGCTGATAGCGAACCGTCTGATCCTCAACCCTCAAGGGTGACGTTTACGGTAGTCAAGGTGAATGCCCAAGGCGAGGTGATTGAGCAGCAAGAGCAACAGGCAGAACAAAGCTTGGTAATGTTGCCGGGAGAAGTCCCCCTATCTCTGGTTCGCATTCCCCAGGGGAAGTTTTGGATGGGTGCTCAGAAGAATGAAGAGGGTGCCGATGATGATGAATACCCTAGGCATCAGGTATCGGTTCCCTCTTTTTGGATGGGGCAATATCCGGTAACGCAACAGCAGTGGGAAGCTATTGCGGGACTGAGCAAAGTCAAGGTTGATTTGGATCCAGATTGTTCCAATTTCAAAGGAGAGACTTTACCCGTAGAGAAGGTGTCTTGGTATCAGGCGGCTGAATTTTGTGAACGCCTGTCCCGACATTCTGGCCGAGACTATCGGTTGCCGACTGAAGCCGAGTGGGAATATGCCTGTCGTGCGGGTACTGAAACCCCTTTCCATTTTGGGGCTACTCTAACTACCGACTTGGCGAATTATCGTGGGCAAGATTTGGAATATGAGGGAAAAACGTACCCCGGTAAATATGGTCAAGGTCCCTATGGGAAATTCCGCCACCGAACAACTCCAGTCATTCAGTTTGGAGGGGCGAATGCGTTTGGGTTATTTGACATGCATGGCAATGTTTGGGAATGGTGTCTGGATTATTGGCATGAGGATTATAAAAACGCTCCTACCGATGGGACTGCTTACAAAAATGATAATCATTATCACCTGCTGCGGGGCGGCTCCTGGCGCAACCATCCGAGGTACTGCCGCTCGGCCACGCGCTACAGGGGCGGGCCCGACTTCCAGTACGGCAATGTCGGTTTTCGTGTCGTGTGTGTTTCGGCGAGTACTCTCCGTACCAGAACCGATTGA
- the ispG gene encoding (E)-4-hydroxy-3-methylbut-2-enyl-diphosphate synthase yields MQTLSTSVKETDEQSTPVTTSIIRRKTRPVPVGDVMIGGNHPVVVQSMINEDTLDIDGSVAAIRRLHELGCEIVRVTVPSMAHAKALATIREKLTATYQTVPLVADVHHNGMKIALEVAKHVDKVRINPGLYVFEKAKDDRTEFSQSEFEDIGDKIRETLEPLVISLRDQNKAMRIGVNHGSLAERMLFTYGDTPEGMVESALEFIRICQSLNFNNLVISMKASRVPVMLAAYRLMAQRMDALGMDYPLHLGVTEAGDGEYGRIKSTAGIATLLADGIGDTLRVSLTESPEKEIPVCYSILQALGLRKTMVEYVACPSCGRTLFNLEDVLHQVRSATNHLTGLDIAVMGCIVNGPGEMADADYGYVGKQPGYISLYRGREEVKKVPETEGVEELINLIKSDGRWVDPE; encoded by the coding sequence ATGCAGACTTTATCAACCTCTGTCAAAGAAACTGACGAGCAGTCCACCCCAGTCACAACTTCAATTATTCGACGCAAGACTCGCCCTGTTCCCGTTGGGGATGTGATGATTGGTGGAAACCACCCTGTGGTGGTTCAGTCCATGATCAATGAAGACACCCTAGACATTGATGGCTCCGTAGCTGCCATCCGTCGTCTGCATGAGTTGGGCTGTGAAATTGTTCGGGTGACCGTGCCGAGCATGGCCCATGCCAAAGCCCTAGCCACAATCAGGGAAAAATTAACGGCAACCTACCAGACCGTCCCCCTCGTTGCAGATGTGCACCATAACGGCATGAAAATTGCCCTAGAGGTGGCCAAGCATGTTGATAAAGTGCGGATCAACCCGGGCCTGTATGTGTTTGAGAAAGCCAAGGATGATCGGACAGAATTTTCGCAATCCGAATTTGAAGATATTGGCGATAAAATTCGCGAAACCCTGGAGCCTCTCGTGATTTCCTTGCGAGACCAAAACAAGGCCATGCGCATTGGGGTCAACCACGGCTCCCTCGCAGAGCGGATGCTATTCACCTACGGGGATACTCCCGAAGGCATGGTGGAATCAGCACTAGAGTTTATTCGCATCTGCCAGTCCTTAAATTTCAACAATCTCGTCATCTCCATGAAAGCGTCTCGGGTGCCCGTGATGCTAGCTGCCTATCGTCTGATGGCCCAGCGTATGGATGCGCTGGGAATGGATTACCCCCTGCATTTAGGCGTGACGGAAGCTGGGGATGGCGAATATGGACGGATCAAATCTACAGCCGGGATTGCCACCCTGTTGGCAGATGGGATTGGAGATACGCTCCGAGTTTCGCTGACAGAATCTCCTGAAAAAGAAATTCCCGTTTGCTACAGTATTTTGCAAGCCTTGGGCCTTCGCAAAACCATGGTGGAATATGTGGCTTGTCCCTCCTGTGGACGAACTCTTTTCAACTTGGAAGATGTTCTACATCAAGTGCGATCCGCAACGAACCACCTTACAGGTCTAGATATTGCCGTTATGGGCTGTATCGTCAATGGTCCCGGTGAGATGGCTGATGCAGACTACGGCTATGTCGGTAAACAGCCTGGCTACATTTCACTTTATCGGGGTAGAGAAGAAGTGAAAAAGGTACCAGAGACTGAAGGCGTTGAAGAATTAATCAACCTCATCAAATCTGATGGTCGTTGGGTTGATCCTGAATAG